DNA sequence from the Halococcus salsus genome:
CGAGCCGTTTCACTGCGTCCGGACTTCGTCCTCGTCGCGGATCTTCTTGACCTCGCCCTCGCCCGCCGACTGTTCGCTCACGAGTTCGTAGAAGTCGTTCTGGAGGCCCGCCGGGAACTCCACGACCCCGATCCAGGAGCCGTCGTTCTGCCACTCCTCGCGAACCAGGTCGCCGAACTGGCGGATCTGGGCCTGGGCGCTGCCGGCGTGGTCGGCGGGGATCTGGGCCGCCATCGTGACCTCCTCGAACCGGATCGGGATCACGGGTCTGAGCGCGTCGAGCGCGTCGTCGACCTGGTTCTCCACCGTGTCCATCGGGTCGATACGGAAGTCGGTCTCCCCCAGCGCGGACTCGATCCGGTCGGGCGGGTGGGGCGCGCCGTCCATCTGGGGGTTGATCGCGTTGCGCGCGATGACGTTGATGAGCTGGCGGCGCTTCTGTTCTTGCATCTCGCGGCGCTGGTCGGCCGTGATCTGGATCTCGCCCTCGCGGATGACCTCGGGGATGATGTCGAGGGGTTCGGTGGTGCCGAAGACGTCCTCGACGTCGGCCTCGGCGGGCCGATCGCCCCTCGAAGCGTCCTCGAAGACGTCCTCGGCCGCGATCACGTCCTCCAGCTCGCCCTCGAACTCGCCGCGCCTGATGGCGAGCGCCGCGTCCGGGTCGACCAACACCTCGAACCGCGCGCCGTGGGATTCGAGGCGTGCCGTCACCGCCTCGTCAAGCGATATCATACCCGACGTATCGGGCCGGACGCACAAGTCGCTTCGCTCTTCGCCGGGTCCCTCGACGGAAGCCGGCGGCTCACGGTCGTGTGAGGGACGCCACGAAAGAGGGTGCGGGCGTTACTCCTCGTCGGTCTCGTCGGTTTCGAGGAGGTCGTACTCCGAGAGGTAGGACTCGATCTCGTCGTCGGGGAGCTCGCGGAACTGCTCGGTCTCGACGTCGACGGTGGCGACGCCGATCTCGGCGGCGGCGAAGGCGTCCTCGCCGGCGACTGCGAGGGTTTCGAGCGCGAGCCCGATGCCCCCATCGAGGTCCATGTCCTCGCGATACTCGTCTTCGAGGTGTTCGAGCATCTCGGAGCGGCCCGACCCGACCGCGAGGGCCTGCCACTCGCTCGGGACACCCGAGGGGTCAGTCTCGAAGAGGCGGGGTTCGCCGTCCTCGATCCCGCCGACGATCAGCGCGACGCCGAACGGTCGCGCGCCGCCGACCTGGGTGTACTGCTGGATGTGGTCGGTGACGTCCTTCGTGAGGGTCTC
Encoded proteins:
- a CDS encoding ribosome assembly factor SBDS: MISLDEAVTARLESHGARFEVLVDPDAALAIRRGEFEGELEDVIAAEDVFEDASRGDRPAEADVEDVFGTTEPLDIIPEVIREGEIQITADQRREMQEQKRRQLINVIARNAINPQMDGAPHPPDRIESALGETDFRIDPMDTVENQVDDALDALRPVIPIRFEEVTMAAQIPADHAGSAQAQIRQFGDLVREEWQNDGSWIGVVEFPAGLQNDFYELVSEQSAGEGEVKKIRDEDEVRTQ
- the psmA gene encoding archaeal proteasome endopeptidase complex subunit alpha; this encodes MQGQAQQQAYDRGITIFSPDGRLYQVEYAREAVKRGTASIGVKTTDGVVFAVDKRYQSPLVERESVEKIHKADDHIGIASAGHVADARQLIDFARQQAQINQLRYGEQIGVETLTKDVTDHIQQYTQVGGARPFGVALIVGGIEDGEPRLFETDPSGVPSEWQALAVGSGRSEMLEHLEDEYREDMDLDGGIGLALETLAVAGEDAFAAAEIGVATVDVETEQFRELPDDEIESYLSEYDLLETDETDEE